Within Topomyia yanbarensis strain Yona2022 chromosome 2, ASM3024719v1, whole genome shotgun sequence, the genomic segment TTCATCAAAACACATCTTTGTTCTCTAATAGGAATTTGTTTTAGGTCCATGAAACTTcagcctcgtttttctcagttcgagctcaatgtcacttaggaccttttgatTAAGTACTCTTGAGTTACACCGTGGGTCCGCATCagctgctttcattttttattcgtGGAGTGCTCCGCTTTATCTCTCTCCTCTCACGTGAGaatttataaaaagaaaatagaTAAAGGGCAGCTCTCTTTGTTTGGCTTTGCATCAACAACACTTTAATCGATTCGAGTATTAGAACGGTGTTTCGCTGCAGTAATCGTCTCCGTAATCTATAATCATACGAGTGCGTTTTTGCAGTACTGTTGTCAACCTTGTGAATTCTTATTTTGCAGTATCAATAGTTTAACACGTTCAAACGTTCAAACACGTTGTAAGAAATAGTTAAGCTGGTAGAAAATCGACGTTTGAATCTGGATGCGGTTGGGGAAAAAGGAGATCTCCGAATAATTTCACTCAGGTAACCTAAAGAACCTATCTAAGTATAcgcataaacaaaataaaatgttgACTGAATACTAAGTAAGAAATGAGTGAAATAAGCTAATTCGATGATTGACCTTTACTGCATTGAATTGCAATGAGATGACCGTGAGAATGAATGCACTGTTTCTTTTGTTGTAGATTTCGCACCTAAGAAAAAGGGCCGCCCTGGTGAGCTGCGGGAAAGGGCACGACCATGACCTGGGATCATCTGGAGCGTGGCAGTTCTCCGGTGGACTGGTGCGAAGGGAACTATCTTATTTCACCGAATATTGCAGAATTTGTCAACACGGTTAGTGAGGCTTTGTTGTAGAATTAAATCGTTTCATCTGTTCGGAATTTTGCTGCAAGTGAAGATTCATTCGTTTGCTTATATAATTGCATGTACTGATGGCGGTAGATTTATGTGTTAGTATCACTTCTATGATAAGGCAACTGAACGCATGTATATAGAGCAGTTTTTAGAAAAACAAGATGTAACAGATGTGCAATGTATAATTGCCACACAAATGCTTATTAGCTCTTAGCAAAGCGATAAAATTAGCGAAAGCTTGTTTGCTCTAGTAGTTTGACACTCGTTTATCAGTTTCAATTGGGTGTCGTTTACATCGAATTTGTGTGTATATAGAATTAGTGATAGGTGCAACTGTGACTTAGTACTAGTTACTGATGCGAAGAACGCTAGAAACCAACCTTATGATTGGTATTGTGCACTCTCGTTCAAAAAGAcgtcaatttcattttttccgacTCGGATTCCAAATTCTCATCACCAAATCAGAGTTTCTGTGCTTGCCTGCCGAAACATCACTCGGAATTAGCCAGGTTCATGCAAGATATATGACTTTTTTTGGATATATTGTCTAAATCGtgtttacttttgtgctagtttagatttatcaCCTAACTGACACCAAGATGAtgttagttactgatgaggacaATCCAAAACGTTCACATCATTTAAGTAAGTCCAAATTTCAATCccttttctttttttgctgAATATTTCGCAGATAAGCAACGTTCTGTTTCTCGTGGGCCCTCCCTTTTTAATTTACCTCTTCAAAGACTATGGTAAATTCATCCAACCGGCAATTCACATGATATGGATCCTGCTGATAATCGTCGGGTTAAGCTCCGCTTACTTCCACGCCACCCTGAGCCTGCTGGGTCAACTGCTGGACGAGTTGACGATTCTGTGGGTTTTTATGGCTACATTGAGTTTGTTCTGTCCACGGCGACACTTCCCGCGCATTTTCAAACATTCCAGGTAATGGATGCTGTAGTTGTATTCGTGTAGACATGTTCTAAGACGGGTTTCGTTTTAGGAAACGCTTTTGTGTCTCGATGAGTGTGTTCTCTCTGACGGCAACTGCTTTATCTGTATGTTATCCAGCTATCAAcgcatttgcactaatgttacTGGCCATTCCTGCCACGTATCTTATCTACAAGGAGTTGCAAATGTAAGTCTGTTCGATTTAGCATCTGCGTGTAAAATATTATCATTAAATTCTTTTGTAGAGTTAAGGACAAACGCGTCTACCGATTGGGCGTCCGAAATACCACAGTTCTGCTGATTGCAATAGTTTGCTGGATCAACGACCGAATGTTCTGTGATGCGTGGTCTCGATTAAGCTTCCCTTACTTGCATGGATTCTGGCATATTCTGATCTTCATTTCAGCATATCCAGCGTGTGTATTGTTTGCGTACTTTTTCGTCAGTGACGAACGGCCGGAAAGTAGGCCACAGCTCAGGTACTGGCCACATAATGATTTTGAACTTGGAGTGCCATACGTTTCGGTCAACTGCTGCAAGAAACTGGATGACACAATTTAGGAATATGCGTCATAAATACGCATTATGAGCAAGGTAGAACGATGCTTGAATTGTCAAAAGGTACAAAAGCAACGGATATTGTATATTATGCCCCAAAGCCAAAAATAAGCTATACATGCTAGAACTCGATTCAGCCAAATTTGTAGATACATATCAGAGCTAAATGATTACTTAGATTttaaagtttataattgtaggTTTTCGATTCAACTAGGTGATCTCTATGTTATTAATTCATAGCTTACCCGCTGTTTCAAACAGCGTTTTGCAGCATCACACTAGTGATAGATATTGTGAattttacttttatttatttcttgttGGTAATGTTCGAACTATATTTAAGGACTTCGGCTTTATGCGAATGTTATTGTAGTATTAGGAAAAAGCTTTAAGTAgtgttgaatttcaaaattaccAATAAATATACCTTccaaaattaaatttgtttcattgtgtattaacccattatatcctagcgtatgaaatttcatacgcagaactatccatcggTTTACGCGTATTTACtacagaattttggcatctaactgcttttttattgcactaatgggatcattgcacctcatgtttcattgtgaaacaagacaactgccattttttataattttgtttacatttttgaaccatgtatagttggggcaaatggcggctgaaaagtaagcaatacatttaattgaattttattgttggaattcgtgctaataattccattatgtgacaaaacgttcctacaggtgtaaaagaagtgttgtctatcagaaaatccgaagaaatatgtcaaacaacttaaaatttgttgtttttatttaagcgtacgaatttttttgcacgagatattttcattctcaaaaccattttaagcggtgattttatttttcccataatccttgatacattttttggtggaattgaagatatcactgcatttggctcactttttgaaacccctgggttataatgggttaaagcAGGTTCGACCATCAAAATTTCCGAAACTGACTCagcagcagagttaaaaatattcaaattcattgaatgaaaatcgatcatattcagccgcattcattttcaatattcagtgacgcagctgaaaacgtcaaacgaacaaaccgcccattcatccatgcagattttcattcggcttcgattattacacgaagcgaccgtgcagcaacgaatcaaacgcatcaaagtaggccctggcacaatgtaagcgatgatgattgtggtttcatatgctttatcggcatttgaaaacattttcctagataattagtgtaatgagtatattgtacgatattcaactgaatgaataagatggatagttgaatgaatatttttcctattcaccgcgagtcgcaacagggTCATTTTCatccgtcaaaaaagagctttgattatttttaactctgctcagCAGGTCTAAAAAGGAGAGCAGATTACCGCAAAATCTTTGCAAGCTACAGTTTCGTGAAACAGCGAAGGTCTTGAGGACGTTGTAGAAGTTCGTTCGGTCGAAAACAGATTTAAGCACACAGCTACGATATATAGCAACCAGTTAAATATATTAGCTGTTTATGATATGTTGggcataaaatgaaaattattccGAAATGGTTGTCAAAAAACAATGTACGATGGGATCAAATTTCTCCAAATAATAAGCGATGTACTTTGCTGTTATATTATAAATTTTAAAGAGGTCAAATGTTGCTAATTTTATTATTCGCTTCATTAAAGCATCGTAACAAAATAAGCCTGAAAAATAATACCTGTCAGTGAGAACTCCTACCTATATAAGAAAATGCACGAGTTCCGTCAATCCTTTGCATCAAACTTTGCCCTTTCCCTGTGGAAAATGCCGATATGTTCGACAGCCTTTGATTATCACGATTGCCTAGCTGTCTGAGTCAGATGATAGATTCGAGGAGCACACGTTGTCACTGGTTGTATTGAGCTCGTTCTGGTGATGGTGGTAACGGCGAGCTTCGTCAAACTTTTGGCCCCGATAGATAACTGAATTTTTGTCCGTTTCATAGATCTTAACTTCGTACAAAAGTTCCGATTTTGGCATGACTAGCTTCAGGCTATCCCAGATAAATATGGCTACATTCTCGGTGGTACTCGGCTACAAAtgtcatggtcaaaacaatcgCATCATTTTGAATTATCTACCTCGGAAATGCTTACCAGATTCTTGAAATACGGAACATCTTTGTCAAGATTGAGATGATCAAGCTTTTTCATAATTGTTTGGTCCATATATTGCTTCAAATCCGTAATGTTCATGACCATCCCCGTTTTTGCCTCTACCGGTCCTCTTACAGTGACCTCGACTACAATAAAAAATGAGTTGTGCCCACTGTTCCCTTAAACAATAATACACCATACATACCCGTATAATTGTGGCCATGCCCGTTGGGATTATTGCATTTTCCGTAGACCTGTCGATTCAGTTCCTCGCTCAGAAATGGGCTGAAACATGCAGGATAACAATCTGTGTTAGGCGTAACTAGTGGTTTATGTTTACTCCGTCAACTACAAACCTATGCAAGCGATGGCAAGCACTAAAGCTTTCCTTTCGGGTTAGATACACCATCGGGACAGTCATTGTGTTTTAGTAACGAACTAAtgcacaaaaaatagtttaaattgatttaaaataatGTTTAGCAGTTCTGATGTTTCTTCACTTTCGCTTGTTTTTACTTATAAAGAGCTCCAAGTCGATATACTTACCGAGGTAGCGGCAATTTATAAATTCACAGCACTTTTGTAACAACAGCGCTGTCCAAGCGACAAGCATAGAACTAAACAGAGTGGTGAGCATTTTAGGGAAACCGACCTGATTTTGAATCCTATACAAATACTGAAAATAAGTACATGGTAGCGGTAACCATAATGCTGTGATAGAACATTTTcaataaataatgaaatttaccATGAATaattactaaaatatataaGAAATTGCTTGAaactacacgcagaaaaaaatagcatatttaaaccaaaaatatgtgttattgaatccaatcatttattgtttatcactttaacaaacaaacttattggtttgaaaatatttttttattagaacaacaacaaatttttgctttcaataaatacatttttagcatcaataattttcttttaatttcaataaaataattattgaaaaacggaacgataattttgttttattaaaacaataaataaattttattgaattcaataaataattttattgtctcccgaccaataatttaatttattgaatttaatgcataattttattgaacctacaaatcttttttctccgTGTACCATTCGGTTAAGAAATATTCATGGTAGTTTTTACAGAGGTGAAagacactgagaaacaaaaatatgcatagttgcacgcagaaaaatgtattgtaggTATAACAATATTCTGGTTCAAATTCAATAATAATTGTTATTGTCTTAGGGCTAATAATATTCATTAATTGATTCAATCCATAATATTGTTATTTCTACAATAAATtctggttttgacgtttctagATTTTAATCACATTATCGGTTGAATCaacaataaaatttttgaaacgatCGACACTGTGTTATTGATCGAATGATGTGAACACAAttagttcaacaatattctGTTGTTGAAGCAACAATTAATATATATTAAATGTTCTGGCATCACTGGCAGTTGCACCATTGCACCCGTGTCGAATTGACAGATGCAACAAATTTGTTGTCATGCTGACAGACGACGAAGTGCATCACGAATGTAGAGCGAGGGAAATGTCAGAGACAACATAAGTAAACAAACAACATAAGAAGGAAAGCAGGATAAAAAAGACCATTTTGAAAGTGATAGtagtagaatagtaaaatacGTTGGAGTAAGAAATTAGAAGTTGTGAGCAAGGAAATTATTCGGATAGCGGATAGATTGCAGATTAAGCTGTACTTAAGAAACTAAGATCCAGAATACATACGCGGAGGCAAACACTGGACAAGTACGAACGGTACAGTTGAGATTATCAATTCCAAgataaaacgaaataaattgcGATAGACAGCGATAGAGGAAGGAAAAGAGGAAGCTGTAAAGTAAGGAGAATAAACAATTTTTGATCTGCACAGTAAAAAAAAGGcggattttca encodes:
- the LOC131684951 gene encoding 6-pyruvoyl tetrahydrobiopterin synthase, coding for MTVPMVYLTRKESFSACHRLHSPFLSEELNRQVYGKCNNPNGHGHNYTVEVTVRGPVEAKTGMVMNITDLKQYMDQTIMKKLDHLNLDKDVPYFKNLPSTTENVAIFIWDSLKLVMPKSELLYEVKIYETDKNSVIYRGQKFDEARRYHHHQNELNTTSDNVCSSNLSSDSDS
- the LOC131679091 gene encoding alkaline ceramidase, with the protein product MTWDHLERGSSPVDWCEGNYLISPNIAEFVNTISNVLFLVGPPFLIYLFKDYGKFIQPAIHMIWILLIIVGLSSAYFHATLSLLGQLLDELTILWVFMATLSLFCPRRHFPRIFKHSRKRFCVSMSVFSLTATALSVCYPAINAFALMLLAIPATYLIYKELQIVKDKRVYRLGVRNTTVLLIAIVCWINDRMFCDAWSRLSFPYLHGFWHILIFISAYPACVLFAYFFVSDERPESRPQLRYWPHNDFELGVPYVSVNCCKKLDDTI